In Campylobacter mucosalis, a single window of DNA contains:
- the nifJ gene encoding pyruvate:ferredoxin (flavodoxin) oxidoreductase, which yields MSKIMKTMDGNEAAAYAAYAFTEVAGIYPITPSSPMADYTDIWATQGKKNLFGMPVKIVEMQSEAGAAGTVHGSLQVGALTTTYTASQGLLLKIPNMYKIAGQLLPGVIHVSARSIAAQALSIFGDHQDIYACRQTGFAMLASGSVQEVMDIAGVAHLSAIKGRVPFLHFFDGFRTSHEIQKIELMDYAEFDRLLDKEALQKFRDDAMNPENPKTRGTAQNDDIYFQTRELANRFYDAVPDIVAQYLSEISKITGREYKPFNYYGDPNAERIIVAMGSVTQVLEEVVDHLRAKGEKVGVIKVHLYRPFSLKYLFDVMPTSVKKIAVLDRTKEPGSLGEPLYLDIKAAFYGHANQPKIVGGRFGLSSKDVDPAQMLAVFENLKQDEPKNGFTVGIVDDVTFTSLPLGEKISLSDESVKECLFYGLGADGTVGANKNSIKIIGDKTDLYAQAYFAYDSKKSGGYTRSHLRFGKNPIRSTYLVSNPHFVACSVAAYLELYDVIGGIRNGGTFLLNSIWDEAETISRLPNKVKKILAQRDVKFYIINATKLASEIGLKNRTNTIMQSAFFKLADIIPFEDAQKYMKEYASKTYAKKGEAIVQMNYKAIDVGADGLVKVSVDPAWANLDDTTTSNLAYEGTQFVEKIVKPINAAKGDDLPVSAFLGYEDGSFEAGTTAYEKRGVGVMVPKWIEQNCIQCNQCAFVCPHAVIRPFLIDDDELSKAPQSVKDHVLEAKGKEVKGLKYKIQVSPLDCTGCELCAQNCPSKEKSLVMVPLGEELDKNEQVNADYLFKSVTYKDDLMGKDSVKGSSFAQPLFEFHAACPGCGETPYITLVTRLFGDRMIAANATGCSSIYGGSAPSTPYTKNKDGHGVAWANSLFEDNAEFGMGMKVATETIRHRIADIMTRTKDSVPNALSALYNDWLEFKKDGIKSAQITKILVPILEQNLDVVGVKEILSLKRYLIAKSQWIIGGDGWAYDIGFGGLDHVLASGENVNVLVLDTEVYSNTGGQSSKSSRAGSIAQFTASGKPMQKKDLGYIAMTYGNIFVAQINSNASQANVIKALMAAEAYDGPSLVIAYSPCIAHGIKGGLTYSGDQAELATKCGYWPTYIYDPTLIKEGKNPLKITSKEPDWSLYQEFLLNEVRYNALKKSNPEHADELFLHNQNDAKRRYRQLKRMAMADYSDELESTQEE from the coding sequence ATGAGTAAGATAATGAAAACAATGGATGGCAACGAAGCAGCTGCGTATGCAGCGTATGCTTTTACTGAAGTTGCCGGTATTTATCCTATTACGCCAAGTTCGCCAATGGCTGATTATACCGATATTTGGGCGACTCAAGGAAAGAAAAATTTATTTGGTATGCCGGTTAAAATAGTTGAGATGCAAAGTGAGGCTGGAGCTGCTGGAACGGTGCACGGCTCACTCCAAGTTGGTGCGTTGACTACGACTTACACGGCTTCACAAGGTCTTTTGCTTAAAATTCCAAATATGTATAAGATAGCAGGACAGCTGTTGCCTGGCGTTATTCACGTTAGTGCACGTTCTATCGCAGCTCAAGCACTCTCGATCTTTGGAGATCATCAAGATATTTACGCCTGTCGTCAGACCGGTTTTGCTATGCTTGCTAGCGGCTCTGTGCAAGAGGTTATGGATATCGCTGGTGTCGCACACCTATCTGCTATTAAAGGGCGTGTACCGTTTTTACACTTCTTTGACGGCTTTAGAACTAGTCACGAGATACAAAAAATCGAGCTTATGGACTACGCAGAGTTTGATAGATTGCTTGACAAAGAGGCGTTGCAGAAATTTAGAGATGACGCTATGAATCCTGAAAATCCAAAAACACGCGGAACAGCTCAAAATGATGATATTTACTTTCAAACACGCGAACTTGCAAACAGATTTTATGACGCTGTGCCTGATATAGTGGCCCAGTATCTATCTGAAATTTCAAAAATAACTGGACGTGAGTATAAGCCATTTAACTACTACGGCGATCCTAATGCCGAGCGTATTATTGTTGCTATGGGCTCTGTTACACAAGTGCTTGAGGAAGTGGTCGATCATTTAAGGGCAAAGGGCGAGAAAGTTGGCGTTATTAAGGTTCATTTGTATCGTCCATTTAGCCTAAAATATCTTTTTGATGTTATGCCAACAAGTGTTAAAAAAATAGCAGTTCTTGATAGGACAAAAGAGCCAGGAAGCCTTGGAGAGCCTTTGTATCTTGATATAAAAGCTGCATTTTATGGACATGCAAATCAGCCTAAAATCGTAGGCGGTCGCTTTGGTCTTAGCTCAAAAGATGTAGATCCAGCCCAAATGTTGGCAGTTTTTGAAAATTTAAAGCAAGATGAGCCAAAAAATGGCTTTACAGTTGGTATTGTAGATGATGTTACTTTTACATCTTTGCCTTTGGGTGAGAAAATTTCGCTTAGTGATGAGAGTGTAAAAGAGTGTCTTTTTTACGGACTTGGAGCTGATGGAACCGTTGGTGCTAATAAAAACTCAATCAAAATAATCGGCGATAAGACCGATCTTTACGCACAGGCGTATTTTGCGTATGATAGTAAAAAATCAGGCGGTTATACAAGAAGCCACCTGCGTTTTGGTAAAAATCCTATCCGCTCGACATATTTGGTTTCAAACCCTCATTTTGTCGCTTGTTCAGTGGCTGCATATCTTGAGCTTTATGATGTTATAGGTGGCATTAGAAATGGCGGAACGTTTCTTTTAAATTCTATATGGGACGAGGCTGAAACTATATCAAGACTGCCAAATAAAGTTAAGAAAATTTTAGCTCAAAGAGATGTTAAATTTTATATCATAAATGCAACCAAACTTGCTTCTGAGATAGGACTAAAAAACCGCACAAACACAATTATGCAATCTGCATTTTTTAAACTAGCAGACATCATACCTTTTGAAGACGCACAAAAATATATGAAAGAGTATGCGTCAAAAACTTATGCCAAAAAGGGCGAAGCGATAGTTCAGATGAACTATAAGGCAATAGATGTTGGTGCGGATGGGCTTGTAAAGGTTAGCGTTGATCCTGCTTGGGCAAATTTAGATGATACGACCACTTCAAATTTGGCCTATGAGGGCACACAATTTGTCGAAAAAATCGTAAAACCTATAAATGCTGCAAAGGGCGATGATTTGCCTGTTTCTGCGTTTTTAGGCTATGAAGATGGTAGCTTTGAGGCTGGAACGACAGCTTATGAAAAGCGTGGTGTGGGAGTAATGGTGCCAAAATGGATAGAGCAAAATTGTATCCAGTGCAACCAGTGTGCTTTTGTGTGCCCACACGCAGTTATAAGACCATTTTTAATAGACGATGATGAGCTAAGCAAAGCCCCACAAAGCGTAAAAGATCACGTCTTAGAGGCAAAAGGCAAAGAGGTTAAGGGCTTAAAATATAAAATTCAAGTAAGTCCGCTTGATTGCACAGGATGTGAGTTATGTGCTCAAAACTGCCCTAGTAAAGAAAAATCACTCGTTATGGTTCCACTTGGCGAGGAGCTTGATAAAAACGAACAGGTTAATGCTGATTATCTATTTAAGAGCGTAACTTACAAAGATGATTTAATGGGTAAAGATAGCGTTAAAGGCTCTAGCTTTGCTCAGCCGTTATTCGAATTTCACGCAGCTTGTCCTGGTTGTGGAGAAACGCCTTATATTACGCTAGTTACAAGACTTTTTGGTGATCGCATGATAGCTGCAAATGCGACAGGTTGTAGTTCGATTTATGGTGGTTCTGCGCCTTCAACTCCATATACTAAAAATAAAGATGGGCACGGTGTTGCGTGGGCAAATTCCCTTTTTGAAGATAATGCCGAGTTTGGTATGGGTATGAAAGTAGCCACCGAAACTATACGCCACCGCATAGCTGATATTATGACACGTACAAAAGATAGTGTACCAAATGCCCTTAGTGCACTTTATAACGACTGGTTGGAATTTAAAAAAGATGGCATTAAATCTGCACAGATAACAAAAATTTTAGTTCCTATCTTGGAGCAAAATTTAGACGTTGTGGGTGTAAAAGAAATTTTAAGTCTTAAGCGATATCTAATAGCAAAATCTCAGTGGATTATAGGTGGAGACGGCTGGGCTTATGATATTGGCTTTGGCGGTCTTGATCACGTGTTAGCAAGTGGTGAGAATGTAAATGTTCTCGTGCTTGATACGGAGGTTTATTCAAACACTGGCGGACAAAGCTCAAAATCATCTCGTGCTGGTTCAATAGCGCAATTTACCGCAAGTGGAAAGCCTATGCAGAAAAAAGATCTTGGCTATATTGCTATGACTTATGGAAATATATTTGTTGCTCAGATTAACTCAAACGCTAGTCAAGCAAACGTGATAAAAGCCCTTATGGCAGCTGAAGCATACGATGGACCAAGTCTTGTTATAGCTTACTCTCCGTGTATAGCACACGGTATAAAAGGTGGCTTAACATACTCAGGAGATCAAGCCGAACTAGCTACAAAGTGCGGATACTGGCCAACATATATTTATGATCCGACTCTCATTAAAGAGGGTAAAAATCCACTAAAGATAACTTCAAAAGAGCCAGACTGGTCGCTTTATCAGGAATTTTTGCTAAATGAAGTTAGATACAATGCACTTAAAAAGTCAAATCCAGAACACGCCGATGAGTTGTTCTTGCACAACCAGAATGACGCAAAACGCAGATACAGACAGCTTAAGCGTATGGCTATGGCTGATTATAGTGACGAGCTAGAAAGCACACAAGAAGAGTAG